A region from the Acyrthosiphon pisum isolate AL4f chromosome A1, pea_aphid_22Mar2018_4r6ur, whole genome shotgun sequence genome encodes:
- the LOC100164277 gene encoding protein asteroid gives MGIPGLTSFINRNSTQYFENLQLKDTLVIIDGYALTNFLYRLYENQTSAFGGDYDVLAKVYTDFINLLTRCNITPIFVFDGAYEQRKMETIMSRMSQRIQSYGQPMKSAECMPMFGSDVIFDILNDMDIPHINCDFEADSEIVALAKLLDCPVISRDSDFYINTVPYIPLDKIILDLDSNIKVMNCQVYKVEKLLNEFGGLNLDYLPLVAALLGNDYIRQDTFSSLLRLNPGCFNCGLKLKRITDWLRKQHDIKSAISNMTYNLYRNSDYIKNQINNIIKDYKNMNSKYLSFILQYKKMSTYRDRLRHLKPNEKSILPPWLEYNYRRGTINAEVMTIVTLKKIFFKVQIEDYEKLPYYIISFKIMERIIGLLFGKGESIPTIGRKNGLNIGQYKVAPYITNPYIPLADLNKSEMVYRKNIILNLVGIKKLHGVPKDMELFILILIYWAVHTNNIKSKHMHALIVCAITFNVIKKIEIDPKNKKTEDNNGKSVIEENITRVNKEDCIKAMSVLSNYFQVGQYYNNKHLYYKIIHSFAQFQSCVYFFMILNSLLDFPFDQCRIENFYKGTFLYNLCVEMENCDPEVFVSSKLFKKLDSLNNVYKSIIKHINVLLPAPKKRATVTQDTNNSSRPKGKKTQKNQK, from the coding sequence ATGGGTATTCCCGGTTTGACATCATTTATAAATCGTAATTCaactcaatattttgaaaatctacaACTCAAGGACACTTTGGTTATAATAGATGGTTATGCTTTAACAAATTTTCTATACAGGTTGTATGAAAACCAAACAAGCGCTTTTGGTGGCGATTATGACGTTTTAGCCAAGGTTTATACTGATTTTATTAACTTGTTAACGAGATGCAATATAACAccaatttttgtatttgatgGTGCTTACGAACAGCGTAAAATGGAAACAATCATGAGTCGAATGAGCCAGAGAATCCAATCTTATGGCCAACCTATGAAATCTGCTGAATGTATGCCAATGTTTGGTAGTGATGTTATATTTGACATTCTTAATGACATGGACATACCACATATAAATTGCGATTTTGAAGCTGATTCGGAGATTGTTGCATTGGCTAAGTTATTAGATTGTCCTGTCATAAGTCGTGattctgatttttatataaatacagtacCGTATATACCATTGGATAAGATTATCCTTGATTTAGAttctaatataaaagtaatgaaTTGTCAAGTATATAAAGTTGAAAAATTACTGAATGAATTTGGTGGTTTAAATCTTGACTATTTACCTTTAGTGGCTGCACTATTAGGTAATGATTACATAAGACAAGACACATTTTCTTCGCTTTTACGATTGAACCCAGGGTGTTTCAACTGTGGATTGAAACTTAAACGAATCACAGATTGGCTTAGAAAACAACATGATATAAAATCAGCTATATCAAAtatgacttataatttatatcgcaATAGTGACtatatcaaaaatcaaataaacaacataataaaagactataaaaatatgaatagcaAATACTTATCATTCATTCTTCAATATAAAAAGATGAGCACATATAGAGATCGATTAAGACATTTAAAACCAAACGAAAAAAGTATACTACCTCCTTGGTTAGAGTATAACTATCGTAGGGGTACTATAAATGCTGAAGTTATGACTATCGTAAcattaaaaaagatattttttaaagtacaaattgaagattatgaaaaactaccttattatataatatcattcaaaaTTATGGAAAGAATAATCGGATTATTGTTTGGAAAAGGTGAATCGATTCCCACTATAGGAAGAAAAAATGGACTTAATATAGGTCAATACAAAGTAGCACCATATATAACTAATCCTTATATACCATTAGCTGATTTAAATAAGAGTGAAATGGTATAtcgcaaaaatataattttaaatttagttggaATAAAAAAACTTCATGGTGTTCCAAAAGATATggagttatttattttgattttaatttactgGGCAGtacataccaataatattaaatccaaACACATGCATGCCTTAATTGTATGTGCAATAACATTTAATGtcatcaaaaaaattgaaatcgatccgaaaaacaaaaaaactgaaGATAATAATGGCAAAAGTGTCATAGAAGAAAATATTACTAGAGTGAATAAAGAAGATTGTATAAAAGCTATGAGTgtgttatcaaattattttcaagttggtcaatattataataacaagcatttatattacaaaattattcacTCATTTGCACAATTTCAgagttgtgtttatttttttatgattcttAACTCATTGCTGGACTTCCCATTTGATCAGTGTCGTATAGAAAATTTTTATAAAGggacatttttgtataatttatgtgtagAAATGGAAAATTGTGATCCAGAAGTATTTGTATCAagtaaactgtttaaaaaattagattcattaaataatgtttacaaatcaataattaaacatataaatgtaCTATTGCCAGCTCCAAAAAAAAGAGCAACTGTAACACAGGATACTAATAACAGTTCAAGACCCAAAggcaaaaaaacacaaaaaaatcaaaaataa